A stretch of Schistocerca americana isolate TAMUIC-IGC-003095 chromosome 3, iqSchAmer2.1, whole genome shotgun sequence DNA encodes these proteins:
- the LOC124605233 gene encoding calsequestrin-2-like translates to MTKLLQLVKEGFETISQDDWSAYCLHVEKLEREYWVKDGVMEDIIDAIVINLESDDDEDDDDDDSNDSDNVDDDL, encoded by the exons atgacgaagttgctgcagttggtgaaagaag GTTTTGAAACGATAAGTCAAGATGACTGGAGTGCATACTGCCTCCATGTGGAGAAACTTGAAAGAGAATATTGGGTTAAGGATGGGGTTATGGAAGACATAATAGACGctatagttattaatttagaaagtgatgacgacgaggacgacgacgacgacgacagtaatgatagtgacaatgttgatgatgacctctaa